From a single Labrus bergylta chromosome 14, fLabBer1.1, whole genome shotgun sequence genomic region:
- the LOC114918435 gene encoding otolith matrix protein OMM-64-like yields the protein MSSEDPCGVTAAVGPPSEWYTFSPYGRDDWTENLVFQLLSRDFKLLSEEELSLWLGHYPADQMQCEQRWSLPGLSTGEADQCSEQLSQYVSALDDSDLNIMSDRKQQTSRSEEDADVTVEMCRPASTGNLLVDTQNTKYESFPKHCEETVTDAAAGQTQHTSNTNMTCSDVALLAEMSSITCSPAQLQQKLCSPPVNTRALPYYSTPYSPDTHRRVKIMEADLPQSPACSALHSANLKSFNTAREDSIQGFNSFQPPPFSMHSPCSSQTFITACLQSDTTSHTSIAHSTEEEEYRSEEEEEEEGERAGVAEAEQREEDGTSLSRPLVHLEDEEQAYEEEEKSSQTAKESRDEEENMAEQSEEEERVEEGCDEEECVKEGSDEEHCVVERCDGEECVDEYTGEKERDEEYSDEDERVVGGSDEEESVAGSSDEDERVEEEWVEKGSDEDEAGLCHPQREVSSGVEEEGPEDEADDRRKVTSGLFDQETAGGTGLLPGSQKKKEHLMESQQSLLEDTTRAHSTLDDVLQEFECEEERESPGARRDGKILCALFEGQTSDHEEHSAGQRHSQQQ from the exons ATGTCCTCAGAAGATCCTTGTGGGGTCACAGCTGCTGTTGGACCTCCTTCAGAGTGGTACACTTTCTCCCCTTATGGGAGAGATGACTGGACAGAGAACCTGGTGTTCCAGCTTCTGAGCAGAGACTTTAAGCTTCTGAGTGAGGAAGAGCTGTCTTTATGGCTGGGTCATTATCCAGCTGATCAGATGCAGTGTGAGCAGAGATGGTCTCTGCCAGGTCTCTCTACAGGAGAAGCTGATCAGTGCTCGGAGCAGCTGAGTCAGTATGTTTCTGCTCTGGATGACAGCGACCTCAACATCATGTCTGACAGGAAGCAGCAG ACTTCCAGGTCAGAAGAAGATGCAGATGTAACAGTGGAGATGTGCAGACCAGCATCTACAGGGAATCTGCTGGTGGATACTCAGAACACTA AGTACGAGAGTTTCCCTAAACACTGTGAAGAAACTGTCACTGATGCTGCTGCCGGtcaaacacaacatacatctAACACCAACAT GACATGTTCTGATGTGGCTCTGTTAGCTGAAATGTCCAGCATCACATGTTCTCCGGCTCAGCTTCAACAGAAACTCTGTAGTCCCCCTGTGAACACACGAGCCCTGCCCTATTACAGTACCCCTTACAGTCCAG ACACTCATCGGCGCGTAAAGATTATGGAAGCCGATCTCCCACAATCCCCTGCATGCAGCGCCCTTCATTCTGCCAACCTGAAGAGTTTCAACACAGCAAGAGAAGACTCAATACAG GGCTTCAACAGTTTCCAGCCTCCGCCTTTCAGTATGCACTCTCCCTGCAGCTCCCAGACCTTCATCACTGCCTGCCTGCAGAGCGATACCACATCTCACACCTCCATCGCCCACAGcactgaggaagaggagtacagaagtgaggaagaggaggaggaggagggagagagagcaggggtcGCTGAGGCAGAGCAGAGGGAAGAGGATGGAACCAGCCTTAGTCGACCTCTGGTACATTTGGAGGATGAAGAGCAAGCttatgaagaagaggagaaatcatCACAGACTGCAAAAGAAAGCAGGGACGAAGAGGAAAACATGGCAGAGCAGAGTGAGGAAGAAGAGCGTGTTGAAGAAggatgtgatgaagaggagtgTGTTAAAGAAGGAAGTGATGAAGAACATTGTGTTGTAGAACGATGTGATGGAGAGGAGTGTGTTGATGAGTACACTGGTGAAAAAGAGCGTGATGAAGAgtacagtgatgaagatgagcgTGTTGTAGGGggcagtgatgaagaggagtcGGTTGCAGGCagcagtgatgaagatgagcgTGTTGAAGAGGAGTGGGTTGAAAAGggcagtgatgaagatgaggccGGCCTCTGTCACCCACAGAGAG AGGTGAGTTCaggagtggaggaggaaggGCCTGAGGACGAGGCTGATGACAGGAGGAAGGTGACATCAGGATTATTTGATCAAGAAACAGCAG GTGGAACAGGCTTACTGCCTGggtcacagaagaagaaggaacaTCTGATGGAGTCACAGCAGAGTCTACTTGAAGACACCACCAG agCTCACTCTACCCTGGACGACGTCCTGCAGGAGTTTGAAtgtgaggaggaaagagagagtcCAGGAGCCCGAAGAGACGGCAAAATCCT GTGTGCGCTGTTTGAGGGACAGACTAGTGACCATGAAGAACACTCAGCAGGACAGAGACACAGTCAACAGCAGTAA
- the tiprl gene encoding TIP41-like protein, translated as MLVSLSAMMSHGFKSSKQDFTFGPWKVTAARNHIMKSKDIERLAEEMNMPSLPEMLFGDNVLRIQHTDGFGIEFNAIDALKRVNNMEDAVKVACAQEWQESRADSEHSKEVVRPYDWTYTTDYRGTLIGEEMQMEVTKTSERIDLEKLKAREQIMFFDEVLLFEDELHDHGVSMISVKIRVMPTSFFLLLRFFLRVDGVLIRINDTRLYYEAGKSYMLREFSTRESRITELKNVPPALYTDPNEIAQHLTLKLTECERLELPHPNSAADEELQ; from the exons ATGTTGGTGTCTCTGTCAGCCATGATGTCACATGGATTCAAAAGCAGTAAGCAGGACTTCACCTTCGGACCCTGGAAAGTGACGGCAGCCAGAAACCACATCATGAAGTCCAAAGACATCGAGCG GTTAGCAGAGGAGATGAACATGCCCTCCCTGCCTGAGATGCTGTTTGGAGATAACGTCCTCAGAATCCAGCACACAGACGGCTTTGGCATCGAGTTCAATGCCATCGACGCGCTGAAGAGAGTCAACAACATGGAGGATGCTGTGAAGGTGGCGTGTGCTCAGGAGTGGCAGGAGAGCAG AGCGGACTCTGAGCACTCCAAAGAGGTTGTGCGTCCGTACGACTGGACCTACACCACAGACTACAGAGGCACTCTAATAGGAGAGGAGATGCAGATGGAG GTGACGAAGACGTCGGAGCGGATCGACTTGGAAAAGCTGAAGGCGCGGGAGCAGATCATGTTCTTCGACGAGGTTTTGCTGTTTGAGGACGAGCTGCACGACCACGGAGTGTCCATGATCAGCGTCAAGATT agggTGATGCCTACCAGTTTCTTCCTGTTGCTGCGCTTCTTCCTGCGAGTGGATGGAGTCCTGATCAGAATAAACGACACTCGGCTCTATTACGAG GCTGGAAAGAGTTACATGCTGCGAGAGTTCAGTACGAGGGAGAGCAGGATCACAGAGCTGAAG AACGTTCCGCCTGCATTGTACACTGATCCCAATGAGATTGCTCAGCATCTGACCCTCAAGCTGACCGAGTGTGAGCGTCTGGAGCTTCCTCATCCTAACTCAGCTGCTGACGAAGAGCTGCAGTGA
- the ska2 gene encoding spindle and kinetochore-associated protein 2 isoform X1, producing METTVERLEAMFVKSEADLEYIEKRLKLDFINRPAETGSTAEENPAVMLENLRTIRSKHSELSTQLKEISAAQSESMKNIRSSLNSVSELIQNLQHNQDLKVEPLTEEEKKAVELIGSFLTDTKSQISSSASEQEPQCESDPSKSSTVI from the exons ATGGAGACCACAGTGGAGCGGCTGGAAGCGATG tttgtgaaGTCTGAGGCGGACTTGGAGTACATTGAGAAGCGTCTGAAGCTGGACTTCATCAACAGACCAGCAGAGACCGGATCAACTGCTGAg gagaaCCCGGCTGTGATGCTGGAGAACCTGAGAACCATCAGAAGCAAACACTCAGAGCTCAGCACTCAGCTGAAGGAGATCTCTGCTGCTCAGAGCGAGTCCATGAAGAACATCAGATCAAGCCTGAACTCTGTGAGCGAGCTCATCCAGAACCTGCAACACAACCAGGACCTGAAG GTGGAGCCgctgacagaggaggagaagaaggcaGTGGAACTGATTGGATCCTTTTTAACAGACACCAAATCACAG atttcttcttctgcatctgAACAGGAGCCACAATGTGAGTCTGATCCTTCTAAATCCTCCACGGTGATCTGA
- the ska2 gene encoding spindle and kinetochore-associated protein 2 isoform X2 — protein sequence METTVERLEAMFVKSEADLEYIEKRLKLDFINRPAETGSTAEENPAVMLENLRTIRSKHSELSTQLKEISAAQSESMKNIRSSLNSVSELIQNLQHNQDLKVEPLTEEEKKAVELIGSFLTDTKSQISSSASEQEPQSAQSVCRR from the exons ATGGAGACCACAGTGGAGCGGCTGGAAGCGATG tttgtgaaGTCTGAGGCGGACTTGGAGTACATTGAGAAGCGTCTGAAGCTGGACTTCATCAACAGACCAGCAGAGACCGGATCAACTGCTGAg gagaaCCCGGCTGTGATGCTGGAGAACCTGAGAACCATCAGAAGCAAACACTCAGAGCTCAGCACTCAGCTGAAGGAGATCTCTGCTGCTCAGAGCGAGTCCATGAAGAACATCAGATCAAGCCTGAACTCTGTGAGCGAGCTCATCCAGAACCTGCAACACAACCAGGACCTGAAG GTGGAGCCgctgacagaggaggagaagaaggcaGTGGAACTGATTGGATCCTTTTTAACAGACACCAAATCACAG atttcttcttctgcatctgAACAGGAGCCACAAT CAGCTCAATCGGTGTGCAGACGATGA
- the ska2 gene encoding spindle and kinetochore-associated protein 2 isoform X3: protein METTVERLEAMFVKSEADLEYIEKRLKLDFINRPAETGSTAEENPAVMLENLRTIRSKHSELSTQLKEISAAQSESMKNIRSSLNSVSELIQNLQHNQDLKVEPLTEEEKKAVELIGSFLTDTKSQISSSASEQEPQSQSVCRR, encoded by the exons ATGGAGACCACAGTGGAGCGGCTGGAAGCGATG tttgtgaaGTCTGAGGCGGACTTGGAGTACATTGAGAAGCGTCTGAAGCTGGACTTCATCAACAGACCAGCAGAGACCGGATCAACTGCTGAg gagaaCCCGGCTGTGATGCTGGAGAACCTGAGAACCATCAGAAGCAAACACTCAGAGCTCAGCACTCAGCTGAAGGAGATCTCTGCTGCTCAGAGCGAGTCCATGAAGAACATCAGATCAAGCCTGAACTCTGTGAGCGAGCTCATCCAGAACCTGCAACACAACCAGGACCTGAAG GTGGAGCCgctgacagaggaggagaagaaggcaGTGGAACTGATTGGATCCTTTTTAACAGACACCAAATCACAG atttcttcttctgcatctgAACAGGAGCCACAAT CTCAATCGGTGTGCAGACGATGA